The following coding sequences lie in one Panicum virgatum strain AP13 chromosome 6N, P.virgatum_v5, whole genome shotgun sequence genomic window:
- the LOC120679878 gene encoding disease resistance protein RGA5-like, whose protein sequence is MLHESAKPDGFMEKIRSLLDRTKSRHRIVKEIEDLKKKVIEVAERKQRYRGGDQSVVNANNASVDPRARFIFEDAMKLVGINGPKGELISLMEQDQSGDGSFKQQPNLISIVGSGGLGKTTLANQVYQELKGQFKHRAFLSVSRNPDIKEILRSILYEVVSKEDFKDVMKGDYVSTVAAENQLIKTIWDYLQDKRYFIVLDDIWDVKTWNLLEHVFPKSNCGSKVITTTRINDVAQACSRSFTNGHIYNIRPLSMAHSAQLFYRRLFNHEEKCPSHLQEISGQILEKCGGLPLAIIAISGLLSSKEKTKEQWNLVKISIGRGVERDSSVEGMSKILSFSYFDLPLHLRTCLLYLSIYPEDYTIGKENLIRRWIGEGFIHEQNGIPAYNLGERCFNDLVNRSLIQSGGRDKFDEVNSCRVHDIVLDFIVSKAIEENFVTLIGVPGINPIAGNKVRRLSIQNDGQIPSGLILSSVRSLNVFGGNVEIPSLSELRLLRVLAFEDCEQLADDHLADVGNLLHLRYLKLNHAHSVTKLPQETAELQHLRALEVHGHNKIMEIPTAICQVERLECLVTLVTDDYTILPDEIVDMKALRVLVGVNVYIHSVGFIKRLGELTNLRKLGMLFVNSDADEEWEEKYGEIVSSIYKLTQANLDSLHIHTVNEPPELLDNLSKEHPEPLGLRELVIEGDDVSGLAAWWGLLMNLQKLLFCAYERVSDEDVETLRSLSDLKYLCIHLWDAPDDPEVKAPLERAMKAHPNRPKLVWIDEY, encoded by the exons ATGCTACATGAGTCCGCCAAGCCGGACGGCTTCATGGAGAAGATCAGGAGCTTGCTGGACAGGACCAAGAGTCGCCATCGGATAGTCAAGGAGATTGAAGATCTCAAGAAAAAGGTCATTGAGGTGGCCGAAAGGAAACAAAGGTACAGGGGCGGTGACCAGTCCGTAGTCAATGCCAACAATGCATCGGTTGATCCAAGAGCGCGTTTTATATTTGAGGATGCGATGAAGCTTGTTGGCATCAATGGACCCAAGGGTGAGCTCATCAGTTTGATGGAACAAGATCAGAGTGGAGATGGCTCGTTCAAGCAACAACCAAACCTGATCTCAATTGTTGGATCTGGAGGGCTCGGAAAAACAACTCTAGCAAACCAGGTATATCAAGAGCTTAAAGGTCAGTTCAAGCATCGGGCGTTCTTATCGGTATCAAGGAATCCGGACATCAAGGAAATTTTGAGAAGTATCCTTTATGAAGTGGTGAGCAAGGAAGATTTTAAAGACGTGATGAAGGGAGATTATGTTAGCACAGTGGCTGCGGAGAATCAACTTATCAAAACTATCTGGGACTATCTCCAAGACAAAAG ATACTTTATTGTGCTCGATGATATATGGGATGTGAAAACATGGAACCTCCTTGAGCATGTCTTCCCCAAGTCCAACTGTGGCAGTAAAGTCATCACAACTACTCGTATAAACGATGTTGCTCAGGCATGCAGTAGATCATTCACTAATGGACACATATACAATATAAGGCCGCTTAGTATGGCGCATTCAGCACAGTTATTCTACAGAAGACTATTCAACCATGAAGAAAAATGCCCTTCACACCTTCAAGAAATTTCTGGCCAAATCTTGGAGAAATGTGGCGGCCTACCGTTAGCAATCATCGCTATATCTGGTTTGCTGTCCAGCAAGgaaaaaacaaaagaacaatGGAATCTAGTAAAAATTTCAATTGGCCGTGGAGTTGAAAGAGATTCTAGTGTCGAAGGAATGTCAAAGATACTATCGTTCAGTTACTTCGATCTTCCTCTCCATCTTAGAACTTGCCTACTGTACCTAAGTATATATCCAGAAGATTATACGATTGGGAAGGAGAATTTGATAAGAAGGTGGATTGGCGAGGGATTCATCCATGAACAAAACGGAATTCCAGCATACAATTTAGGCGAGAGGTGTTTTAATGATCTCGTCAATAGGAGCTTGATCCAATCAGGAGGGAGAGACAAATTTGATGAGGTGAATAGCTGCCGAGTTCATGACATAGTTCTTGATTTCATTGTATCCAAGGCTATTGAGGAGAACTTTGTTACTTTAATAGGAGTACCCGGTATAAATCCTATTGCTGGAAACAAGGTCCGTCGGTTGTCTATCCAGAATGATGGTCAAATCCCATCAGGGCTAATTTTATCTAGTGTCAGGTCACTTAATGTTTTCGGAGGTAATGTGGAAATCCCATCTCTATCGGAGCTTAGACTCTTGCGTGTTTTAGCCTTTGAAGACTGTGAGCAGTTAGCAGATGATCATCTTGCAGATGTAGGCAATTTGTTGCACCTCAGATATCTGAAGCTCAACCATGCACATTCTGTTACAAAGCTTCCACAAGAAACAGCAGAGCTACAACACTTGAGGGCACTTGAAGTACATGGGCACAACAAAATAATGGAAATTCCAACGGCCATTTGTCAGGTTGAACGATTGGAATGTCTGGTAACTCTAGTTACAGACGATTATACTATATTGCCTGATGAAATTGTAGACATGAAAGCACTGAGAGTGTTGGTAGGTGTTAATGTGTATATTCATTCGGTCGGCTTCATTAAGCGGCTTGGTGAACTAACAAATCTGAGGAAGCTGGGCATGCTATTCGTCAACAGCGATGCTGATGAAGAATGGGAGGAGAAATATGGAGAGATTGTCTCTTCGATCTATAAGCTTACCCAAGCAAACCTTGATTCTCTGCATATTCATACTGTAAATGAGCCGCCAGAGTTGCTGGACAATCTAAGCAAAGAACACCCTGAGCCACTTGGCCTTCGGGAACTTGTCATTGAGGGGGATGACGTCTCAGGCCTTGCAGCGTGGTGGGGTTTACTTATGAACCTCCAGAAGTTACTCTTCTGTGCATATGAAAGAGTTAGCGATGAAGATGTGGAGACCCTTAGAAGCCTATCCGATCTGAAGTACCTCTGCATCCATCTCTGGGATGCACCCGACGATCCTGAAGTGAAGGCTCCGCTGGAGAGAGCAATGAAGGCCCATCCCAACCGTCCCAAATTGGTATGGATAGATGAGTACTAG